From Caretta caretta isolate rCarCar2 chromosome 14, rCarCar1.hap1, whole genome shotgun sequence, the proteins below share one genomic window:
- the LOC142069092 gene encoding olfactory receptor 14A16-like, protein MSNQTAVTEFLLLGFSDIRELQILHFVVFLLLYLISLLGDLLIITAIALDRHLHAPMYFFLMNLSILDLGSISVIIPKSMASSLTNTRLISYSGCVAQVFLVIFFASADFALLTIMAYDRYVAICQPLHYETVMNRTACVQMAASAWIIGILYSALHTGITFEISFCGSNVVDQFFCEIPQLLNLACSDLYLIEVGFLIFSSFLGLSCFLFIIVSYVQIFKAVLRIPSKQGGHKAFSTCLPHLTVVSLFFSTAAFAYLKPTSSSTSGLNLIVAVLYSVLPPMMNPIIYSMRNKEIKGALSKQIGWRLFTKNKMSICLLR, encoded by the coding sequence ATGTCCAACCAAACTGCTGTGACCGAGTTCCTTCTCCTGGGATTCTCTGACATTCGGGAGCTGCAGATTTTACACTTTGTGGTGTTTCTACTGCTTTACCTGATATCCCTGCTGGGGGACCTTCTCATCATCACAGCCATAGCCCTTGACCGCCACCTTCACGctcccatgtacttcttcctgatgaATCTGTCCATCCTAGACCTCGGCTCCATCTCTGTCATCATCCCCAAATCCATGGCCAGTTCCCTCACGAACACCAGATTGATTTCTTATTCTGGATGTGTTGCCCAAGTCTTTCTCGTCATCTTCTTCGCTTCAGCAGATTTTGCCTTACTGACCATCATGGCGTACGACCGATACGTCGCCATCTGCCAACCACTGCACTATGAGACAGTGATGAACAGGACAGCATGTGTCCAAATGGCAGCCAGTGCCTGGATCATTGGAATTCTCTACTCTGCACTGCACACTGGGATCACCTTTGAAATCTCCTTCTGTGGAAGCAACGTGGTGGAtcagttcttctgtgaaatcCCCCAGCTCCTCAATCTCGCCTGCTCTGACTTGTACCTCATTGAAGTTGGGTTTCTCATCTTTAGTTCATTCTTAGGCTTAAGCTGCTTTCTTTTCATAATTGTGTCATATGTTCAGATCTTCAAAGCAGTGCTGAGAATCCCCTCTAAGCAGGGTGGGcataaagccttctccacctgcctcccTCACCTCACCGTGGTGTCCTTGTTCTTTAGtactgctgcctttgcctacctGAAACCCACCTCCAGCTCAACCTCAGGTCTGAATCTCATAGTGGCTGTTCTCTATTCTGTGTTGCCACCAATGATGAATCCGATCATCTACAGCATGAGAAACAAAGAGATCAAAGGTGCACTGAGTAAACAGATAGGTTGGAGGTTATTCACTAAGAACAAAATGTCCATATGTCTCCTTCGGTAG
- the LOC142069093 gene encoding olfactory receptor 14A16-like: MSNQTTVTEFLLLGFSDVRELQILHFMVFLVLYLAALTGNLLIIIAIALDHHLHTPMYFFLMSLSILDLGSISVTIPKSMANSLMNTRSISYAGCVTQVFFLIFFAGANFALLTIMAYDRYVAICKPLNYKTIVNRTACVQMAASAGISVILYSSLHTGNTFLITFCGGNMVDQFFCEIPQLLKLACSNSYLSEVGVIEFGVCLTLSCFVFIIVTYVQIFTTVLRIPSEQGRHKTFSTCLPHLIVISMFLSTVVFAHMKPISSSPSALDLVVAVLYSVLPPVMNPIIYSIRNKEIKASLRKLTGWRLFNKNKMSAFL; encoded by the coding sequence atgtccaaccaaACCACCGTGACTGAGTTCCTTCTCctgggattctctgatgttcGAGAGCTGCAGATTTTGCACTTCATGGTGTTTCTAGTGCTTTACCTGGCAGCCCTGACAGGGAATCTTCTCATCATCATAGCCATAGCTCTTGACCaccaccttcacacccccatgtacttcttcctgatgaGTTTGTCCATCCTAGACCTCGGCTCCATCTCTGTCACCATCCCCAAATCTATGGCCAATTCCCTTATGAACACCAGGTCCATTTCCTATGCTGGATGTGTCACCCAAGTCTTTTTCCTCATCTTCTTTGCTGGAGCCAACTTCGCCTTACTCACCATCATGGCATATGATCGATACGTTGCCATCtgcaaaccactgaactataaGACTATAGTGAACAGGACAGCTTGTGTCCAAATGGCAGCCAGTGCCGGGATCAGTGTAATTCTCTATTCTTCATTGCATACCGGGAACACGTTTTTGATAACCTTCTGTGGAGGCAACATGGTGGAtcagttcttctgtgaaatcCCCCAGCTACTCAAGCTCGCCTGCTCTAACTCGTACCTCAGTGAAGTTGGGGTTATTGAATTTGGTGTGTGTTTAACCCTaagttgctttgtttttataattgtgaCATATGTTCAGATCTTCACCACGGTATTGAGAATCCCCTCTGAGCAGGGCCGACATAAAACCTTCTCCACATGCCTTCCTCACCTCATTGTAATTTCCATGTTTCTTTCCACTGTTGTCTTTGCCCACATGAAACCCATCTCCAGCTCTCCGTCAGCTCTGGATCTCGTGGTGGCTGTTCTCTATTCCGTGCTGCCGCCAGTGATGAATCCGATCATCTACAGCATAAGGAACAAGGAAATCAAAGCTTCCCTGAGGAAACTGACTGGGTGGAGGTTATTCAACAAGAATAAAATGTCTGCGTTTCTCTGA